In one window of Pseudochaenichthys georgianus chromosome 5, fPseGeo1.2, whole genome shotgun sequence DNA:
- the mustn1a gene encoding musculoskeletal embryonic nuclear protein 1a, with protein MSQPGQEEDEMQRPEVSEEDLTETINKLGRSGPAKSKTTEVMQECEKVGKASPSVFSGARSGTETVLNARAGPPIIRKKK; from the exons CCAGGGCAGGAAGAAGATGAAATGCAGCGTCCTGAGGTGAGCGAAGAGGATCTGACTGAAACAATAAACAAACTTGGCAGAAGTGGGCCGGCGAAGAGCAAGACGACTGAAGTTATGCAGGAGTGCg AGAAAGTTGGTAAAGCATCTCCCTCTGTGTTCAGTGGAGCGAGGTCAGGAACGGAGACTGTTCTCAACGCACGCGCAGGTCCACCAATAATCAGGAAGAAGAAGTAG